From the genome of Gracilinanus agilis isolate LMUSP501 chromosome 2, AgileGrace, whole genome shotgun sequence, one region includes:
- the LOC123235508 gene encoding N-formyl peptide receptor 2-like, whose product MAWNESSQRILASWDLETQTYTVLPMENMSILPQESSLAPSEKAVDSPHPVWAALDILCIAIFGVTFILGTVGNALVIWVAGFRMPCTVSTVWFINLAIADFAFCLSLPLNMTFVILQRHWPFGRVLCKLHGSVNNLNLFASVFLVSLFSVDRCVTVLWPLWARKHRRPCLAALGALGAWLMALAFCGISLMIKDTITYHGVTYCYNNYDIWNETHGNHELWKQIAIPRYHAFIIIRSLCGFVGPMVIIGICYGLISAKLWWNHYTSSSQPFRILIAVVIAFFLCWLPFNVLQWLEFVSSLKNYQVLSTTVQRLGPIVTSLAFVNSCLNPVLYVFIGRDFREQLLRSLPAILKRALTEEPQSKEHPYSKSQDVNLSPPHLYS is encoded by the exons ATGGCATGGAATGAAAGCAGTCAAAGGATACTTGCTTCCTGGGACCTGGAGACACAGACATACACG GTCCTTCCCATGGAGAACATGTCAATATTGCCCCAGGAAAGCTCCCTGGCACCGTCAGAGAAAGCTGTTGACTCCCCCCATCCAGTCTGGGCTGCTCTTGATATCCTGTGCATAGCCATCTTTGGAGTGACATTCATCCTAGGCACGGTAGGCAATGCTCTTGTCATCTGGGTAGCTGGTTTCCGTATGCCTTGTACTGTCAGCACTGTGTGGTTCATCAATCTTGCTATTGCTGACTTTGCTTTCTGCCTCTCCCTGCCCCTCAACATGACCTTTGTAATTCTACAGAGACACTGGCCTTTTGGTCGGGTTCTCTGCAAACTCCATGGTTCCGTGAACAACCTTAACCTTTTTGCCAGTGTCTTCCTAGTGTCCCTGTTTTCTGTGGACCGCTGTGTCACCGTCCTTTGGCCTCTTTGGGCCAGGAAGCACCGAAGGCCATGCCTGGCAGCCTTGGGGGCTTTGGGGGCCTGGCTCATGGCTCTTGCCTTCTGTGGCATCTCGCTGATGATCAAGGACACAATTACATACCATGGTGTCACCTACTGCTACAATAACTATGATATCTGGAATGAAACCCACGGAAACCATGAGCTGTGGAAGCAGATTGCCATCCCTCGGTACCATGCCTTTATCATCATCCGTTCGTTATGTGGCTTTGTGGGGCCAATGGTTATCATTGGGATCTGCTATGGCCTGATAAGTGCCAAGCTTTGGTGGAATCATTATACATCGTCCAGCCAGCCCTTTCGGATCCTCATAGCTGTAGTCATTGCTTTCTTCCTCTGCTGGCTGCCCTTTAATGTACTCCAGTGGTTAGAATTTGTCTCCTCTTTGAAGAATTATCAGGTCCTCTCTACCACTGTTCAACGCCTGGGCCCAATAGTCACCTCTCTGGCCTTTGTGAACAGCTGTCTCAACCCGGTGCTTTATGTTTTCATTGGACGTGATTTTCGTGAGCAGTTGCTCCGCTCTCTGCCAGCTATCCTGAAACGAGCCTTGACTGAGGAGCCACAGAGCAAGGAACATCCGTACAGCAAATCACAAGATGTAAACTTATCTCCACCTCATCTTTATTCATAG